agagctgatggaagaaaagatccaaggattggagatgcaggtggaaactctggttgagtttagaaggggggttgagcggatgatggagcaaagacatgatgagGCCAAAGGGAAAAgatcagacttgcagatggaagcaggaccaaagaactctgagtggagactgctgggtgaggaaagtggacagtggaagcatgtgactaagagaaccaggcagaggaaaagacgggccaatAAAGGAAAAATAGAGCTCACAAGctggtttgcagagttggaaaatgaagaaggggcacagcaggtggtcactgaaggtgagagggcaaagAAGAAGacaagagcagctagtcctataggaagaggcgaagagtcaatggagacaacaccaaatatgagccccaggaggatacaggaaaGTTTGTGGAGGACTGCAAGGGATAATAGaaattgagaggacttgcagccagagggaacaggggatagacaaGAGTatcacaccatcaccaggaaaataCAGGTCTACacgattggggactccttactgagaagaatagaccgGCCTGTAATCAgagcaatagagctcaggaacaggtttgcagagttggaaaatgaagaaggggcagagcagatggtcactgaaggtgagagggcaaggaagaagagaagagcagctagccctataaggagaggggaagagtcaatggagatgacaccaaataggagccccaggaggatacgggatgggttgcagaggactGCAAGGGTGATTAGGAATctagaggacttgcagccagagagaacgggatagaccggagaatcgcaccatcaccaggaaaaggcaggtctacgtgattggggattccttactgagaagaatagacaggcctgtaaccagagcagatccagagaacagaagggtgtgctatctgccaggtgctaagatataggatgtggacctgaggctgaagaggatcctaacaggagccggaaagaatccgctgattgtccttcatgtgggaacaaatgatacggctagattcttgctggaacaAGGGAGACTATGACAGAccggggaagacgcttaaggaaatcgaggctcagatgatcttcagtgggattctgcttgttcctagagaagggcaacaaaggtgtgacaagattatggcgatcaacagatggctcaggcagtggtgctataaggagggctttgggatgtatggccactgggaaccattcatggacagaggactgttctcttgggatggacttcacctgagtagggagggaaatagacttctaggatggaggctggcacaactgattaagagagctttaaactaggaattgtggggagatggttgggagatgtccaggtaattgCCACATGGGATTTTAACAtcgagagggaagaaaacaaagcaagaaaggatactgtcATGGGTAGGAGAACGGACATATAgaggaagggtactgtagatacaattctaataggtgatactggcggtaGAAAGTCTGGGCCTAATCAGgaaaagaatgtgagtgaagccaaacagcaagaattaagatgtttgtacaccaatgcgaggagcctaggtaacaaaatggaggaagtagAGTTACtgatgcaggaagtgaaaccagatattgtagggataacagaaacatggtggaatagtagtcattaCTGGAGTACAGGTactgaagggtatgtgctgtttaggaaagacagaaataaaggcaaaggtggtgaagtagcattgtatatcaatgatgagatAAACAGTAAAGAAAtaggaagggatggaatggataagacagagtctgtctgggcaaaatcACATTGGGCAAGAAAGCTACTAAAGCCTctcctgagatagtgcttggggtgtgctatagactgccgggatctgatttggacaTGGatagagacaggggcggctctagacattttgctgccccaagcagggcggcgtgccgcagggggcgctctgccggttgccgggagggcggcaggcggctccggtggacctcccacaggtgtgcctgcagagggtccgctggtcctgcggctttggtggaccaccggagccgcgggaccagcggaccctccgcaggcacgcctgctggaggtccaccagagccgcctgccaccctaccagcgaccggcagatcaccccccgtggcatgccgctccaagcacgcgcttggcgtgctggggcctggagccgcccctggatagagaccttttaaatgtttttaattaagtaaatactaatgggaattgtgtgatcatgggagacctTAACTTCCTAGagatagactggaggacaagtggtaatagtaataatagggctcagattttcctagatgtgatagctgatggattccttcaccaagtagttactgaaccaacaagaggggatgccattttagatttggttttggtgagtagtgaggacctcatagaagaaatggttgtaggggacaaccttggtttgagcaaTCATGgactaattcagtttaaactaaatggaaagataaacaaaaatagatctgtgactaagatttttttatttcaaaagggctaactttaaagaattaaggaaattagttagggaagtgggtTGGACTGAAGaatttgtggatctaaaggtggaggaagcctggaattacttcaagtcaaagttgcagaaaccatcagaagcctgcatcccaagaaaggggaaaaaattcacagGCTgaagttgtagaccaagctggatgagcaagcatctcagaaaaagcagaaatcctacaagaaatggaagatgggagtgatcagcaaggaaagctaccttattgaggtatatagggataaagtgagaaaggccaaaagccacgtagagttggaccttgcaaagggaattaaaactaatagtaaaaggttctatagacatataaataagaagaaaacaaagaaaaaagaagtgggagcactaaacactgaggatgaagtggaggttaaggataatctaggcatggcccaatatctaaacaaatactttgcctcagtctttaatgaggctaatgaggagcttagggataatggtaggatgacaaataggaatgaggatatggaggtagatattatcacatctgaggtagaagccaaactcgaacagtttaatgggactagattgggggggcccagataatcttcatccaagaatattaaaggaactggcacctGAAATTTCAAGAcaattagcaagaatttttaatgaatctgtaaactcaggggttgtaccatatgactggagaattgctaacatagttcctatctttaagaaaggggtggggaggaagtgatCTGGGAaacagtttgacatctgtagtatgcaaggtcttggaaaaaaatttgaaggaaaaagtagtcaaggacattgaagtcaatggtaattgggacaaaatacaacatggttttacaaacggtagatcgtgccaaaccaccCTGATCTCCTTCTTTAAGAAAGaattttttagacaaagaaaatgcagtggatctaatttaccttgatttcagtaaggcatttgatatggttcgacatggggaattattagctaaattggaagagatggggatcaatatgaaaatggaaaggtggataaggaactggttaaaggggagactacaatgggtcatactgaaaggtgaattgttaGACTGGAGGGAGGATACTAgtagagttcctcagggattggtttgggGACCAAgcttatttaatcttttattactgaccttggcacaaaaagtgggaatgtgctaataaagtttgcggatgacttGAAGCTGGGAgctattgccaatacagagaaggaccgggatatcatacaggaagatctggaatACCTTGTACTGGAGTaagagtaataggatgaaatttaatagtgaaaagtgcaaggtcatgcatttagggattaatataagaagaactattgttataagctggggaggcatcagttggaagtaacagaggaggagaaggacctcgaagtattggttgatcacaggatgactatgagccaccaatgtgatatggctgtgaaaaagctAATGtgttttgggatgcatcaggcgaggtatttccagtagagataaggaggtgttagtaccattatacaaggcactggtgagacctcatctggaatactgtgtgcagttctggtctcccatgtttaagaaggatgaattcaaactgaaacaggttcagagaagggctactaggatgatccgaggaatggaaaacctgtcatatgaaaggagactcaaagagcttggcttgtttagcctaaccaaaagaaggctgaggggagacatgattgctctctataaatatatcagaggaataaataccagggagggagaggaattatttaagctaagaacaaatggctataaactggctatcaggaaatttagacttgaaattcaacaaaggtttctaaccattagaggagtgaagttctggaacaccttccaaggggagtagtgggggcaaaagacatatctggcttcaagactaagcttgataagtttatggaggagatggtataatgggatagcctaattttggcaaataattcatctttgactactagcagtaaatatgcccaatggctcatgatgggatgttaaatggggtgggatctgagttactacagagaattctttcctgggtgcctggctggtgagtcttgctcacatgctcagggtttagctgatcaccatatttggggtcgagaaggaattttcctccagggcagattggcagaagccctgggggggttttgccatcctctgcagcgtggggcacaggtcacttgctggaagattctctgcaccttgaagtgtttaaaccatgatttgaggacttcaatggctcagacacaggtttgatgggggggggtgagattctgtggcctgcattatgcaggaggtcagactagatgatcataatggtcccttctgaccttaaagtctatgattctatgaaatggatGCTAAAATGAACTAATTGGCTGCAGTTTTAAGAGAACTGTCCATGATGATGTCAACATCCCTTTCTTGAATGGTAAAAGCTAATTTtaggccccatcattttgtatgtatagtagggattattttttccaatgtgcattactttgcatttatcaacactgaatttcatctgccattttgttgccctatcacccagttttatgagatccatTTGTAGCTCTTCatagtcagctttggatttaactgtcTTTAGGAATTTTATAGCCTCTGCAAATGGTTTACCTGCTTTTCCAAATaatgtatgaatatgttgaacaggtagggtgaccagatagcaaatgtgaaaaattgggacgtgGGTGGAGGGTAattaataggtgcctatataagaaaaagtcccaagtatcgagactgtccctataaaatcaggacatctggtcaccctatgaacagcactgatcccagtacagattcttgggagaccccactatttacttctctacattctgaaaactgacctttatttctaccctttgtttcctatcttttaaacagtTTCTGAGCCAAGAGAGggcctttcctcttatcccaagactgcttactttgcttaagagtctttggtgtgggactttgtcaaaggctttctaaaagtcCAAGTAGACTGTATTAGCTGGATCAtgcttgtccacatgcttgttgacatctTTAAATAATTCAAATAGATTGGTGAGGAATAATTTCCCCTTAGAAAAGCCCTTTTGACTCTTCCCAAATGtatcatgtttatctatgtgtctgataattcttttctttactatagttttaaccaatttTATTTAAACTTTTCAAAAGGAACCAGGTTAGTTACAAATACATAAAGAGATTATTATTATTCCACCGGTTTCTCACCTCTTACATATCACCTATATAACATGAAGTTAAGGTGTGATATGAAGGTTTTATCTGCATAAGTTTGTGATGGCTGCTTTACTCAACAGTGGCATGGCCATTAGAGAGTTAAGTGTGTCATTCCAAAGAAGTGATGATAAAACCATTAAACACCTCTTCCTGTAACTGTCCATGCCACATGTCTTATAAGGGGAAAATTTGTTAAAAATTTTGTTAAgcctatttttttctctttacctGCTTCTGTCAAGCCAGGCTCCCTTAGTTACCATGAGTCCAAATGTTCAGTGGTCATGTGATGCCTTAAACATTTAGATAATATATTTTAAGAAGGCTTTGTATATAAATGTGAATATGTAATATTATAAGGGCTAGTTTCTCTACTCTTTCCAAAACTAGAAGCAAGTACTGAGTACCACTGGAATGTTATGACTCCTTTTCTGCAGCACAGACAGTGCTCCTATTTCTTGCAATTCAAGATATGAGCTCTTCAAAGTAGCCCTGGTGTATGACTGACTATTGACtaccatgtttttattttatttttgtggatGATAAGGACATATACCACTGTAGAGGGGAATGGAAATATGTCTTTGCCTGTTTGATAGTTTTAAAATACCATTTTTAAGCTTCTTGTAGCTTTATAATATTAAACACTATCCTGGAAGAGGTGCATTAGTGGGCAGAGCATTCAAAGGTGTATAACCAACCATAAAATCACCTGATTTTCCTCACCATCTGTCTCTGCAATTGATCACATTGTATGACTACTACCTGTGTGTTGTGTTTATGTGATTTGATATTTGAAATGTGTGCATTATTGGAATATATATGCTTCTTAAAGTAGCATTCTTTTACCACCATTTGCAATAACCTTCCATTGTCTTAAATATTATAAACTTAGTATGAAAATTGACAGAGTGATCAATATATGGAGTACAAATTATTGTACATCACAGAATAGATATCGCCAACTCATTGACAGCGCTCCTGAATCATTTATTAATATTTGATCCATAGTGTAGTAACTGAATATATTGTcttgagcaacaaaaatgaacacGTCAGatatagaaaaaaaattgaaatacatCTAGCGATGTAAAAATCAGATATAAGATTACTACAAAGATGTTAGCATTCAGCAATTGCAGAACGCACCACCAGGGTGGAATGCAGAGAGGTGAATCAGCTTGGAGAAACACATACTTATATATGTATGCAGGGCCGGACAGCAAGGTGGTGCTTGGGGCCACCAgcagaaaggggcggcacatccggctcttccGGGACAAGTCCCTcagtccagggccggctccaggcaccagcattccaagctggtgcttggggcggcactctgCAAGGGGCCGCAGTCCCTGTTTTGCCCCTAAGcagcgccgaattgccgctgctggtgagggggtggggcagtccgtgtgcccttagggcggcaggcgcgtttccggtggcggcaatttggcagcagcagcttctatgtttagctgtccactgcggcttcagctaaatatagaagctgctgcgGAATTGCCGCGGCAGCGGAAacgcgccccccccccctgcgCTGCCTGGGGCGGGGGAAACTGTAGAGCCCGCCCTGCCTGAGTCCCTttgggagggaaggacctgccgatgaattgccgctgaagaatgaaacTCCATTGACATAGTATTTGCGgtctctgatttttatttttatttttatttatttattttgctgcttGGGGGGCAAAAACTCTGGAGTGGGCCCTATATGTATTTGTAGTTCATAATCAAGCATagtaaatttaaacaaaaaattaatcactaAATCCTTATAACTAATAAAGTCAGATTCAGTACAACAAAAATTCTTATTCCTTGTGTGTACCTCAGACGAATACATACATAATAGTGAGAAAACAGCATATTTACAGGCAGCCTTAACCATCCAGTGGAAATACCGGTCAATAATTCCACCAAGGAGATTCTGCAGTTATTGGTTGAGACTCTGAGCGCCGCTGTTCACCAGTAAGGGAGAGAAACGCGACGAGAGATCGAGTCAGTCCAACACTGCTATTACACAGCACTGAACGCAGACAGATCAGAAGCACATTCAATGGGTCTGGACTGAACATTGCAAAGGCAGATATTCGGAGGAACTGACTCTGGTTTAACTATCAACGTTACCGGAATCAGGGGGTCCAAATACAGAATCAAGACACGTTTCTTGACATAGATTCAGCGGCGTGTCCACATGAGCATGGGGCTGGCAGAAACTCAAAGGCGCCGGCACTGCAAAGGGCGAGCCCTGTTCTGCTTTATGTTGGTTACCGTTTGGGAGGCAATTTCTGGACAGACTCGCTACTCGATTCCCGAGGAAATGCAGAAAGGCTCCATTGTGGGAAATTTCGCAAAGGATCTGGGTTTGGATATAAAGGAGCTCTCAGACCGCGGTGTCCGCATTGTATCAAAAGGTAGGACGCAATATTTTGCTTTAAATGTTAAGAGCGGACATTTAATCACAACGGAAAGAATAGACAGAGAGCAGATCTGTGGCCGGATGGAGAAGTGTCTGTTAACTTTTGAGATTATTGTTGAAGAAAAAATGAAGCTTTATAGAGTTGAAGTTGAAATCACAGATATTAATGACAATGCTCCTAACTTCCAGGCGGGAGAATGGGAAGTAAAAATCAGCGAGATAACTGCACCGGGATCGCGGTATCCCCTGCAGGAGGCGCAAGACCCAGATTTAGGGATAAATTCTCTCCAGAGCTACCACCTCAGCAGTAACAGGCATTTCTCCCTGGTCTTGCAAACAGGATCAGATGGAGTTGAATATGCAGAACTGGTGCTGGAAAAGTCTCTGGACCGCGAAGAACAAGCCATCCATGACCTAATCCTCACAGCCACTGACGGGGGAGATCCAGTCAGGTCCGGCACTACACAAATCCGCGTTATTGTTCTCGATGCTAACGACAATGCACCAGTATTCAGTCAGCCCGTCTATAAAGTTAATGTTTTAGAAAATATGCCTGCGGGGTCCACGATAGTGACAGTGACAGCGACTGATCCGGATGAAGGAATACATCAAGAGGTAAAATACTCAATCAGAAAGATAGCTAATAAAGCTTCACAAATATTCCACTTGGATTCAACGACGGGAGAATTAATAGTAGTCGGGAACCTGGACTTTGAAGAAGCTGCGTTATATGAAATCCAGGTGCAAGCCCATGACGGGGGAGGCCTCTTCGACACATGCAAAATTGTGATCGTTGTTACCGATGTGAATGACAACGCTCCAGAATTGACAATCACGTCTCTCCTCAATTCGATTCCTGAGGACTCTCCCCCCGAGACTGTGATCGCCCTTTTAAATGTGCAAGATCTAGATTCCGGAGAGAACGGGAAGGTCACGTGCTCCATACCCAGCAACCTCCCGTTCCAGCTGAGGAAATCGTTGGATAATTATTACAGTCTGGTGACAGACCGAGCcctggacagggagcaggtggcaGCGTACAACATCACAGTGACCGCCAGGGACAATGGGACTCCTCCTCTTTCTACAGCCACCACGATCCAACTCCGGATTTTAGACACGAACGACAACGCCCCTTTCTTCGATAAAACTTCCTACACCGCCTACGTCGCTGAGAATAACCCGAGAGGAGCCTCCGTTTTCTCCCTGACGGCGCATGACTACGACTTGGAGGACAACTCCCGAATTACTTACTCCATTACTGGAACTCAGATCCAGGAAGCTCcgctctcctcctccatctccattAACTCCGAGACTGGGGCTCTCTACGCTCTGCGCTCCTTCGATTACGAGCAGTTCCGGGAGATTCGGTTCCAAGTGCAGGCTCAGGATGGGGgttccccacctctcagcagtAATATCTCCGTCACTCTCTTTATACTGGATCAGAATGACAACAGCCCGCACATCTTACACCCCTCCTTTCCCACCGATGGCTCCACGGGAGTGGAGTTGGCCCCTCGCTCCTCAGAGCCGGGTTACCTGGTCACTAAGGTGGTGGCGGTGGATGCGGACTCCGGGCAGAACGCCTGGCTCTCCTACCAGCTGCTGAAGGCTACAGAGCCGGGGCTCTTCTCTGTGGGACTCCACAGCGGCGAGATCAGGACGGCGCGCTACTTTCTTGACAAAGATGCGCTCAAGCAAAGTCTGGTGGTTTTAGTGAAGGACAACGGGcagcctcctctctctgccacGGCCACTGTGACGGTGGTGGTGGCTGACAGCATCCCCGAAATCCTCTCTGATTTAAGCagcctctcagctcctgcagactCCCAGTCCAGCCTCACCTTGTATTTGGTGATCGCTGTGGCTTCCGTTTCCTGCTTGTTCTTTACCTTTATCATAGTGTTAGTGGCCCTGAGGCTCCGCCGGTGGAGAAACTCGCAGCTGTTTGACTCCTCGAGTGTGACTTTCAGTGGAGTTCCCGTCTCGCAGTTTGTGGGGCTCGATGGAGTCAGAGCCTTTCTTCACTCCTACTCACATGAGGTTTCTCTCACCACGGACTCCAGAAAGAGCCAGTTCAACTTTCCCCAATCGAAGTATGCAAATACTCTGACTAGTCAGCACTCTTGTGAGATAAAGGATCATATTCTAATTACTGAAGAGTTAGACAATAACAGGGATCAGACGTCCATTCAGGTCAGCTAATATATGTTTAACCTTGTGGTTTATATTTGTAAATGTAGCTACCTGTTAATCGCTAGAGAATTAGCGAGTGCATCAAGTGTTTGGGGGCCTGTATTAGAGAGAATATTGGGGGTCGGGGAGAGAGATAGAGTCTCGGTTATACTAGATGTTTTTCTTTTGAAGCTTTGATCATCCGAACCATTCTAGCATGCTATTCGGAATTGGTTTGGAGTCAGTGTTGTCCTCAGAGTATTGGACGGATATgtacatataaatatattttatgtaaCAATATTTACATTGTGAACCCATTTAGAAAACAGATTTCCTAATTCCCTTTTGCAGTTCTCATTAAACGGCGATTTGTTCAAAACTTAAATCTGCCTTTAATCTGTGATGCTATATAAATTACCTTACGAGAGATATTACAAAGTAAGAAAATTTTCCTATATTTTTGGAAACATAGATTTTCAGAGAGAATAAGAATGTTACTGAAGGGCAAAATGTTTCAGTGACAGCACAGTTCTCAATATTAACTTATTTTTATAAACCAGTGTATTTAGCTCCAAATATGATTTCGTCTGACTTTCCGTATTGCAAATAATGCAGGGTAGAAATGCATAATCATAAAGCTAAAGTTATGTAAATGTTGGATTAAGAAGAACAGACTatttcagggatcagcaacctttggcatgcggcccctcagggtaagcaccctggctggccaggctggtttgtttatttgTGGCAAATCGTGGCTATGCCGGCGGGAAGGcggggctgagggatgtgctggccaccgttTCCTGCAGCCCTGGCGGGCACGTGCCAAAGGTCGCCAATCTTTGAATTATTTCAACATTCTTttaattttcctgttcttttgttTTATAGTGGAGCCTTGAGAATTTGAGAGAAACTGATGACACATTACAGTAATATGTTTTTATAGCATGTAGTTAGCACAGAAAAGATTCTATATGGGGTGTTGTAGCCCAGTTTATTCCAGTATattagatagacaaggtgggttAAGTATTGTCTTTTATTAGGccaacttccgttggtgagaaagacaagcatTCAAGATTACACCGAACTCTTCTCGGTAAACTCCAGAGCTtgtatctctcaccaacagaagttggtccaataaaataaaagattctaacatttattgtatttttattaaaatagtaaTATATGTTTCCATAGCACGTTGTTTAAAGCAATGAGAGAAAGGCTAACTCAAATATTTTTGTATAGTTGGCTTGTGATTGTACTTATGTTATTTGACGGTCTCCTTTGTGTTTGTATCACTGGGAAGACTTTGAATACATTGGCTCACTGGGACTCATTTCGCTTTTCCATTCTTGTTTAGTTTTTTGAATGTCTAGAAAACTATTAAAGTGTTCTTTAGCGCGGTTCTATGAGagaaaagggcctgatttttcattaTAGTTCAACTCAAGAGAAATTTTCTTAGTACTTTTTAGAAACAGCATTTGTATTGTGAGTGAGAGATTACTTTCGAAGCACAGATAACCTAAAAGTCGGCTAACCACGAAAATAGTTTTGCTCGTGAGTTTTGATTTATATTCGGAACCCCCAATCACTCATGGGTTTTAAAACTACTGTTTTCTGTCAAACGCTTTGGAACTGTGTTTAGCAGCATCTCACCCATAGGAGTGTTTGCGGAAGATGTGATTATTACATGGAAATTGTTGTTCTTGTACATATTCATTACACTGACACATATCAAGCTGTAGACCCACACATACACGCATATATATGCAAACAAAGGCAAAGAAATCTCAAGAATTGTAAGTTTTACACTATCAataaatagacacacacacatctatatCTATCTTTCTATCTATATTCAAAAAGCAGTTGTTTATACTTCACGGTAATGTTTTTACTATActacatgttttgcatttatacgcaaattagaagaaaaaaaaaacaaaagaagaaaacCTCCATGATTGTGAGTAGAACTGGAACGGTGCCTTGATAAAATCGCTGCTATTGCAGTTCTCCCGTTGAGACTCGGAGTGCCGCTGTTGGCCAATGcggagccagggctggagccggAGATCCATCCGAGCCTCCTGCGCTGCGATTGCTCCGTCACACAGCGCAGATCGCAGAGGAAATAGCAGAGAGACCTTCACAGTCCGGCTGAGAAAAGGGAACGGCCGTTAGAACACACGATACCGGAATGTTTACCCCTCTGACGCGGATTCCTTTGCCCCGATGGGGTTTGTAAACATCTGATGTaaccaaaacaaacaaggaaaggagagaggaaaTCTGACAGGGGCCGGGATGGAAATCAGGCGCCGAGAGCCGAGCCGGGCAGTCACACGGCAGGTACTGTTGTTTCCCTTCTTATTGTCTTTGTTCTGCCGGGTGGTCTCGGAGCAGATTCGTTATTCCCTACCTGAGGAAATGGCCAAAGGTTCCCTTGTGGGGAATCTCGCCAAGGATTTGGGATTAAATACCAGAGAATTGCAGCAGCGGAAACTCCGTG
Above is a genomic segment from Mauremys reevesii isolate NIE-2019 linkage group 8, ASM1616193v1, whole genome shotgun sequence containing:
- the LOC120369814 gene encoding protocadherin gamma-A2-like, producing MSMGLAETQRRRHCKGRALFCFMLVTVWEAISGQTRYSIPEEMQKGSIVGNFAKDLGLDIKELSDRGVRIVSKGRTQYFALNVKSGHLITTERIDREQICGRMEKCLLTFEIIVEEKMKLYRVEVEITDINDNAPNFQAGEWEVKISEITAPGSRYPLQEAQDPDLGINSLQSYHLSSNRHFSLVLQTGSDGVEYAELVLEKSLDREEQAIHDLILTATDGGDPVRSGTTQIRVIVLDANDNAPVFSQPVYKVNVLENMPAGSTIVTVTATDPDEGIHQEVKYSIRKIANKASQIFHLDSTTGELIVVGNLDFEEAALYEIQVQAHDGGGLFDTCKIVIVVTDVNDNAPELTITSLLNSIPEDSPPETVIALLNVQDLDSGENGKVTCSIPSNLPFQLRKSLDNYYSLVTDRALDREQVAAYNITVTARDNGTPPLSTATTIQLRILDTNDNAPFFDKTSYTAYVAENNPRGASVFSLTAHDYDLEDNSRITYSITGTQIQEAPLSSSISINSETGALYALRSFDYEQFREIRFQVQAQDGGSPPLSSNISVTLFILDQNDNSPHILHPSFPTDGSTGVELAPRSSEPGYLVTKVVAVDADSGQNAWLSYQLLKATEPGLFSVGLHSGEIRTARYFLDKDALKQSLVVLVKDNGQPPLSATATVTVVVADSIPEILSDLSSLSAPADSQSSLTLYLVIAVASVSCLFFTFIIVLVALRLRRWRNSQLFDSSSVTFSGVPVSQFVGLDGVRAFLHSYSHEVSLTTDSRKSQFNFPQSKYANTLTSQHSCEIKDHILITEELDNNRDQTSIQVS